In Prunus dulcis chromosome 1, ALMONDv2, whole genome shotgun sequence, the following are encoded in one genomic region:
- the LOC117613969 gene encoding exocyst complex component SEC3A isoform X2 yields MAKSSADDQELRRACEAAIEGTKQSVVMSIRVAKSRGIWGKTHKLGRDMAKPRVLALSVKSKGQKTKAFLRVLKYSTGGVLEPAKLYKLKHLSKVEVLTNDPSGCTFTLGFDNLRSQSVAPPQWTMRNIDDRNRLLLCILNICKDALGHLPKVVGIDVVEMALWAKENTPAVTNQGDMQEGPAASTVTERDLKVTVEKELVSQAEEEDMEALLGTYVMGIGEAEAFSERLKRELLALEAANVHAILESEPLIDEVLQGLEAATNCVDDMDEWLGIFNVKLRHMREDIESIETRNNKLEMQSVNNRALIEELDKLLLGLRVPSEYAACLTGGLFDEARMLQNVEACEWLAGALRSLEVPNLDPIYANMRAVKEKRAELEKLKSTFVRRASEFLRNYFSSLVEFMISDKSYFSQRGQLKRPDHADLRYKCRTYARLLQHLKSLDKNCLGPLRKAYCDSLNLLLRREAREFANELRASTKASRNPTVWLEASAGSGQNVNAADTSTVSEAYAKMLTIFIPLLVDESSFFAHFMCFEVPALVPPGGTANGDKSDDTNDDDLGIMDIDDNDSKAGKNSGELAALNESLQNLLDGIQEDFYAVVDWAYKIDPLRCISMHGITERYLSGQKADAAGFVRLLLGDLESRISMQFSRFVDEACHQIERNERNVRQMGVLSYIPRFATLATRMEQYIQGQSRDLVDQAYTKFQFERLFQFARRIEDLMYTIPPEEIPFQLGLAKMDLRKMLKSSLSGLDKSITAMYKKLQKNMTSEELLPSLWDKCKKEFLDKYESFAQLVAKIYPTETIPTVVEMRDLLASM; encoded by the exons ATGGCGAAATCGAGCGCAGACGACCAGGAGCTGAGGCGAGCCTGCGAGGCCGCCATCGAAGGGACCAAGCAGAGCGTCGTGATGTCGATCCGTGTGGCCAAGAGCCGAGGGATCTGGGGAAAAACGCACAAGCTAGGCCGCGACATGGCGAAACCTAGGGTTCTTGCTCTTTCCG TAAAATCCAAAGGACAGAAGACTAAAGCCTTTCTTCGAGTCTTAAAATATTCCACTGGAGGAGTCCTTGAG CCTGCAAAATTATACAAGCTAAAGCATCTTTCAAAGGTGGAGGTTTTAACAAACGACCCTAGTGGGTGTACTTTTACTCTG GGTTTTGATAATCTTAGGAGCCAGAGTGTTGCTCCTCCTCAATGGACCATGCGAAATATTGATGACAG GAACCGCCTTTTACTATGTATTTTGAACATATGCAAAGATGCACTGGGTCACCTTCCTAAAGTTGTTGGTATAGATGTTGTGGAGATGGCTCTTTGGGCTAAG GAAAATACACCAGCAGTCACTAATCAAGGCGATATGCAAGAGGGTCCTGCTGCATCAACAGTAACTGAACGTGACTTAAAAGTCACTGTAGAAAAAGAACTTGTCTCCCAAGCTGAGGAAGAGGATATGGAGGCACTTTTGGGAAC TTATGTCATGGGTATTGGTGAAGCAGAAGCATTTTCTGAAAGGTTGAAGAGAGAGCTTCTTGCTTTGGAAGCAGCAAATGTGCATGCCATTTTGGAAAGTGAACCTTTGATTGATGAG GTCCTGCAAGGGCTTGAGGCAGCAACGAATTGTGTCGATGACATGGACGAATGGTTAGGCATCTTCAATGTGAAACTCAGACACATGAGAGAAGACATCGAATCG ATAGAAACCCGCAATAACAAGTTGGAGATGCAATCTGTAAATAATAGAGCACTCATTGAGGAACTTGATAAGCTTCTTCTAGGTTTGCGTGTTCCTTCTGAG TATGCAGCATGCTTGACTGGAGGCTTATTTGATGAGGCACGTATGCTTCAAAATGTAGAAGCATGTGAGTGGTTAGCTGGTGCTTTACGCAGTCTTGAAGTACCTAATTTGGATCCAATCTATGCAAACATGCGAGCT GTTAAAGAGAAGCGAGCTGAacttgaaaaattgaaatctaCATTTGTCAGAAGAGCTTCTGAGTTCTTGCGAAATTACTTTTCTAGTTTGGTGGAGTTCATGATAAGCGACAAGAGCTATTTTTCTCAG CGGGGGCAACTGAAAAGGCCTGATCATGCTGATCTGCGGTACAAATGCCGAACATATGCTCGCCTTCTGCAACATTTAAAG AGTCTTGATAAGAATTGCCTGGGTCCTTTGAGGAAAGCATACTGTGACTCCCTCAACTTGCTTCTTCGTCGGGAG GCTCGTGAATTTGCAAATGAGCTTCGTGCTAGTACAAAGGCATCAAGAAATCCAACTGTCTGGCTTGAAGCTTCTGCTGGGTCTGGTCAAAATGTGAATGCTGCAGACACTTCTACTGTTTCTGAAGCTTATGCCAAGATGCTTACGATTTTTATCCCACTCCTTGTAGATGAG AGTTCTTTCTTTGCACATTTTATGTGCTTTGAAGTTCCTGCACTTGTTCCTCCTGGAGGTACTGCTAATGGAGATAAATCTGATGACACCAATGATGATGATTTGGGAATCATGGACATTGATGACAATGACAGCAAAGCTG GTAAAAATTCAGGAGAGCTTGCAGCATTGAATGAATCTCTTCAGAATTTACTCGATGGAATCCAA GAAGACTTTTATGCTGTGGTGGATTGGGCATACAAAATTGACCCCTTGCGCTGCATATCAATGCATGGGATTACAGAGCGGTATCTTTCTGGTCAGAAAGCTGATGCAGCAGGATTTGTGCGTCTCTTGCTTGGTGATCTGGAGTCAAGAATTTCTATGCAATTCAGTCGT TTTGTTGATGAAGCTTGCCACCAGATTGAAAGAAACGAACGCAATGTTAGGCAAATGGGTGTCTTATCATACATCCCTAG ATTTGCAACTCTGGCAACAAGAATGGAACAGTACATCCAGGGGCAATCTAGGGATTTGGTTGATCAAGCATACACTAAATTT CAATTTGAACGTCTTTTCCAGTTTGCTCGAAGAATAGAGGATTTGATGTATACAATTCCACCAGAAGAG ATCCCTTTCCAGCTTGGGTTGGCAAAGATGGATCTGCGGAAGATGTTAAAATCAAGTTTATCTGGG CTTGACAAGTCCATCACTGCAATGTACAAGAAGTTGCAGAAAAACATGACTTCTGAAGAACTGTTGCCATCCTTGTGGGATAAATGCAAG AAGGAGTTCCTTGACAAGTATGAAAGTTTTGCTCAACTCGTCGCCAAGATTTACCCGACAGAGACCATTCCAACTGTAGTAGAAATGAGAGATCTTTTGGCATCCATGTAA
- the LOC117613969 gene encoding exocyst complex component SEC3A isoform X1 has protein sequence MAKSSADDQELRRACEAAIEGTKQSVVMSIRVAKSRGIWGKTHKLGRDMAKPRVLALSVKSKGQKTKAFLRVLKYSTGGVLEPAKLYKLKHLSKVEVLTNDPSGCTFTLGFDNLRSQSVAPPQWTMRNIDDRNRLLLCILNICKDALGHLPKVVGIDVVEMALWAKENTPAVTNQGDMQEGPAASTVTERDLKVTVEKELVSQAEEEDMEALLGTYVMGIGEAEAFSERLKRELLALEAANVHAILESEPLIDEVLQGLEAATNCVDDMDEWLGIFNVKLRHMREDIESIETRNNKLEMQSVNNRALIEELDKLLLGLRVPSEYAACLTGGLFDEARMLQNVEACEWLAGALRSLEVPNLDPIYANMRAVKEKRAELEKLKSTFVRRASEFLRNYFSSLVEFMISDKSYFSQRGQLKRPDHADLRYKCRTYARLLQHLKSLDKNCLGPLRKAYCDSLNLLLRREAREFANELRASTKASRNPTVWLEASAGSGQNVNAADTSTVSEAYAKMLTIFIPLLVDESSFFAHFMCFEVPALVPPGGTANGDKSDDTNDDDLGIMDIDDNDSKAGKNSGELAALNESLQNLLDGIQEDFYAVVDWAYKIDPLRCISMHGITERYLSGQKADAAGFVRLLLGDLESRISMQFSRFVDEACHQIERNERNVRQMGVLSYIPRFATLATRMEQYIQGQSRDLVDQAYTKFVSIMFVTLEKIAQTEPKYADLFLLENYAAFQNSLYDLANVVPTLAKFYHQASEAYEQACTRHISMIIYYQFERLFQFARRIEDLMYTIPPEEIPFQLGLAKMDLRKMLKSSLSGLDKSITAMYKKLQKNMTSEELLPSLWDKCKKEFLDKYESFAQLVAKIYPTETIPTVVEMRDLLASM, from the exons ATGGCGAAATCGAGCGCAGACGACCAGGAGCTGAGGCGAGCCTGCGAGGCCGCCATCGAAGGGACCAAGCAGAGCGTCGTGATGTCGATCCGTGTGGCCAAGAGCCGAGGGATCTGGGGAAAAACGCACAAGCTAGGCCGCGACATGGCGAAACCTAGGGTTCTTGCTCTTTCCG TAAAATCCAAAGGACAGAAGACTAAAGCCTTTCTTCGAGTCTTAAAATATTCCACTGGAGGAGTCCTTGAG CCTGCAAAATTATACAAGCTAAAGCATCTTTCAAAGGTGGAGGTTTTAACAAACGACCCTAGTGGGTGTACTTTTACTCTG GGTTTTGATAATCTTAGGAGCCAGAGTGTTGCTCCTCCTCAATGGACCATGCGAAATATTGATGACAG GAACCGCCTTTTACTATGTATTTTGAACATATGCAAAGATGCACTGGGTCACCTTCCTAAAGTTGTTGGTATAGATGTTGTGGAGATGGCTCTTTGGGCTAAG GAAAATACACCAGCAGTCACTAATCAAGGCGATATGCAAGAGGGTCCTGCTGCATCAACAGTAACTGAACGTGACTTAAAAGTCACTGTAGAAAAAGAACTTGTCTCCCAAGCTGAGGAAGAGGATATGGAGGCACTTTTGGGAAC TTATGTCATGGGTATTGGTGAAGCAGAAGCATTTTCTGAAAGGTTGAAGAGAGAGCTTCTTGCTTTGGAAGCAGCAAATGTGCATGCCATTTTGGAAAGTGAACCTTTGATTGATGAG GTCCTGCAAGGGCTTGAGGCAGCAACGAATTGTGTCGATGACATGGACGAATGGTTAGGCATCTTCAATGTGAAACTCAGACACATGAGAGAAGACATCGAATCG ATAGAAACCCGCAATAACAAGTTGGAGATGCAATCTGTAAATAATAGAGCACTCATTGAGGAACTTGATAAGCTTCTTCTAGGTTTGCGTGTTCCTTCTGAG TATGCAGCATGCTTGACTGGAGGCTTATTTGATGAGGCACGTATGCTTCAAAATGTAGAAGCATGTGAGTGGTTAGCTGGTGCTTTACGCAGTCTTGAAGTACCTAATTTGGATCCAATCTATGCAAACATGCGAGCT GTTAAAGAGAAGCGAGCTGAacttgaaaaattgaaatctaCATTTGTCAGAAGAGCTTCTGAGTTCTTGCGAAATTACTTTTCTAGTTTGGTGGAGTTCATGATAAGCGACAAGAGCTATTTTTCTCAG CGGGGGCAACTGAAAAGGCCTGATCATGCTGATCTGCGGTACAAATGCCGAACATATGCTCGCCTTCTGCAACATTTAAAG AGTCTTGATAAGAATTGCCTGGGTCCTTTGAGGAAAGCATACTGTGACTCCCTCAACTTGCTTCTTCGTCGGGAG GCTCGTGAATTTGCAAATGAGCTTCGTGCTAGTACAAAGGCATCAAGAAATCCAACTGTCTGGCTTGAAGCTTCTGCTGGGTCTGGTCAAAATGTGAATGCTGCAGACACTTCTACTGTTTCTGAAGCTTATGCCAAGATGCTTACGATTTTTATCCCACTCCTTGTAGATGAG AGTTCTTTCTTTGCACATTTTATGTGCTTTGAAGTTCCTGCACTTGTTCCTCCTGGAGGTACTGCTAATGGAGATAAATCTGATGACACCAATGATGATGATTTGGGAATCATGGACATTGATGACAATGACAGCAAAGCTG GTAAAAATTCAGGAGAGCTTGCAGCATTGAATGAATCTCTTCAGAATTTACTCGATGGAATCCAA GAAGACTTTTATGCTGTGGTGGATTGGGCATACAAAATTGACCCCTTGCGCTGCATATCAATGCATGGGATTACAGAGCGGTATCTTTCTGGTCAGAAAGCTGATGCAGCAGGATTTGTGCGTCTCTTGCTTGGTGATCTGGAGTCAAGAATTTCTATGCAATTCAGTCGT TTTGTTGATGAAGCTTGCCACCAGATTGAAAGAAACGAACGCAATGTTAGGCAAATGGGTGTCTTATCATACATCCCTAG ATTTGCAACTCTGGCAACAAGAATGGAACAGTACATCCAGGGGCAATCTAGGGATTTGGTTGATCAAGCATACACTAAATTT GTTAGCATAATGTTTGTGACTTTGGAGAAAATTGCACAAACAGAGCCAAAATATGCTGATCTTTTTCTATTAGAGAACTATGCTGCATTTCAGAATag TTTGTATGACCTAGCAAATGTTGTGCCCACGTTGGCCAAATTTTATCACCAGGCGAGTGAAGCTTATGAACAAGCTTGCACACGCCATATCAGCATGATCATATACTAC CAATTTGAACGTCTTTTCCAGTTTGCTCGAAGAATAGAGGATTTGATGTATACAATTCCACCAGAAGAG ATCCCTTTCCAGCTTGGGTTGGCAAAGATGGATCTGCGGAAGATGTTAAAATCAAGTTTATCTGGG CTTGACAAGTCCATCACTGCAATGTACAAGAAGTTGCAGAAAAACATGACTTCTGAAGAACTGTTGCCATCCTTGTGGGATAAATGCAAG AAGGAGTTCCTTGACAAGTATGAAAGTTTTGCTCAACTCGTCGCCAAGATTTACCCGACAGAGACCATTCCAACTGTAGTAGAAATGAGAGATCTTTTGGCATCCATGTAA
- the LOC117613969 gene encoding exocyst complex component SEC3A isoform X3 yields the protein MAKSSADDQELRRACEAAIEGTKQSVVMSIRVAKSRGIWGKTHKLGRDMAKPRVLALSVKSKGQKTKAFLRVLKYSTGGVLEPAKLYKLKHLSKVEVLTNDPSGCTFTLGFDNLRSQSVAPPQWTMRNIDDRNRLLLCILNICKDALGHLPKVVGIDVVEMALWAKENTPAVTNQGDMQEGPAASTVTERDLKVTVEKELVSQAEEEDMEALLGTYVMGIGEAEAFSERLKRELLALEAANVHAILESEPLIDEVLQGLEAATNCVDDMDEWLGIFNVKLRHMREDIESIETRNNKLEMQSVNNRALIEELDKLLLGLRVPSEYAACLTGGLFDEARMLQNVEACEWLAGALRSLEVPNLDPIYANMRAVKEKRAELEKLKSTFVRRASEFLRNYFSSLVEFMISDKSYFSQRGQLKRPDHADLRYKCRTYARLLQHLKSLDKNCLGPLRKAYCDSLNLLLRREAREFANELRASTKASRNPTVWLEASAGSGQNVNAADTSTVSEAYAKMLTIFIPLLVDESSFFAHFMCFEVPALVPPGGTANGDKSDDTNDDDLGIMDIDDNDSKAGKNSGELAALNESLQNLLDGIQEDFYAVVDWAYKIDPLRCISMHGITERYLSGQKADAAGFVRLLLGDLESRISMQFSRFVDEACHQIERNERNVRQMGVLSYIPRFATLATRMEQYIQGQSRDLVDQAYTKFVSIMFVTLEKIAQTEPKYADLFLLENYAAFQNSLYDLANVVPTLAKFYHQASEAYEQACTRHISMIIYYVKANVL from the exons ATGGCGAAATCGAGCGCAGACGACCAGGAGCTGAGGCGAGCCTGCGAGGCCGCCATCGAAGGGACCAAGCAGAGCGTCGTGATGTCGATCCGTGTGGCCAAGAGCCGAGGGATCTGGGGAAAAACGCACAAGCTAGGCCGCGACATGGCGAAACCTAGGGTTCTTGCTCTTTCCG TAAAATCCAAAGGACAGAAGACTAAAGCCTTTCTTCGAGTCTTAAAATATTCCACTGGAGGAGTCCTTGAG CCTGCAAAATTATACAAGCTAAAGCATCTTTCAAAGGTGGAGGTTTTAACAAACGACCCTAGTGGGTGTACTTTTACTCTG GGTTTTGATAATCTTAGGAGCCAGAGTGTTGCTCCTCCTCAATGGACCATGCGAAATATTGATGACAG GAACCGCCTTTTACTATGTATTTTGAACATATGCAAAGATGCACTGGGTCACCTTCCTAAAGTTGTTGGTATAGATGTTGTGGAGATGGCTCTTTGGGCTAAG GAAAATACACCAGCAGTCACTAATCAAGGCGATATGCAAGAGGGTCCTGCTGCATCAACAGTAACTGAACGTGACTTAAAAGTCACTGTAGAAAAAGAACTTGTCTCCCAAGCTGAGGAAGAGGATATGGAGGCACTTTTGGGAAC TTATGTCATGGGTATTGGTGAAGCAGAAGCATTTTCTGAAAGGTTGAAGAGAGAGCTTCTTGCTTTGGAAGCAGCAAATGTGCATGCCATTTTGGAAAGTGAACCTTTGATTGATGAG GTCCTGCAAGGGCTTGAGGCAGCAACGAATTGTGTCGATGACATGGACGAATGGTTAGGCATCTTCAATGTGAAACTCAGACACATGAGAGAAGACATCGAATCG ATAGAAACCCGCAATAACAAGTTGGAGATGCAATCTGTAAATAATAGAGCACTCATTGAGGAACTTGATAAGCTTCTTCTAGGTTTGCGTGTTCCTTCTGAG TATGCAGCATGCTTGACTGGAGGCTTATTTGATGAGGCACGTATGCTTCAAAATGTAGAAGCATGTGAGTGGTTAGCTGGTGCTTTACGCAGTCTTGAAGTACCTAATTTGGATCCAATCTATGCAAACATGCGAGCT GTTAAAGAGAAGCGAGCTGAacttgaaaaattgaaatctaCATTTGTCAGAAGAGCTTCTGAGTTCTTGCGAAATTACTTTTCTAGTTTGGTGGAGTTCATGATAAGCGACAAGAGCTATTTTTCTCAG CGGGGGCAACTGAAAAGGCCTGATCATGCTGATCTGCGGTACAAATGCCGAACATATGCTCGCCTTCTGCAACATTTAAAG AGTCTTGATAAGAATTGCCTGGGTCCTTTGAGGAAAGCATACTGTGACTCCCTCAACTTGCTTCTTCGTCGGGAG GCTCGTGAATTTGCAAATGAGCTTCGTGCTAGTACAAAGGCATCAAGAAATCCAACTGTCTGGCTTGAAGCTTCTGCTGGGTCTGGTCAAAATGTGAATGCTGCAGACACTTCTACTGTTTCTGAAGCTTATGCCAAGATGCTTACGATTTTTATCCCACTCCTTGTAGATGAG AGTTCTTTCTTTGCACATTTTATGTGCTTTGAAGTTCCTGCACTTGTTCCTCCTGGAGGTACTGCTAATGGAGATAAATCTGATGACACCAATGATGATGATTTGGGAATCATGGACATTGATGACAATGACAGCAAAGCTG GTAAAAATTCAGGAGAGCTTGCAGCATTGAATGAATCTCTTCAGAATTTACTCGATGGAATCCAA GAAGACTTTTATGCTGTGGTGGATTGGGCATACAAAATTGACCCCTTGCGCTGCATATCAATGCATGGGATTACAGAGCGGTATCTTTCTGGTCAGAAAGCTGATGCAGCAGGATTTGTGCGTCTCTTGCTTGGTGATCTGGAGTCAAGAATTTCTATGCAATTCAGTCGT TTTGTTGATGAAGCTTGCCACCAGATTGAAAGAAACGAACGCAATGTTAGGCAAATGGGTGTCTTATCATACATCCCTAG ATTTGCAACTCTGGCAACAAGAATGGAACAGTACATCCAGGGGCAATCTAGGGATTTGGTTGATCAAGCATACACTAAATTT GTTAGCATAATGTTTGTGACTTTGGAGAAAATTGCACAAACAGAGCCAAAATATGCTGATCTTTTTCTATTAGAGAACTATGCTGCATTTCAGAATag TTTGTATGACCTAGCAAATGTTGTGCCCACGTTGGCCAAATTTTATCACCAGGCGAGTGAAGCTTATGAACAAGCTTGCACACGCCATATCAGCATGATCATATACTAC GTGAAAGCTAACGTgctataa
- the LOC117616610 gene encoding probable E3 ubiquitin-protein ligase ARI8: MESCFSSSCWRYLHAPRSPENPSPALHRHFREGLSKPMMPNMESNHHLNRFLREEDQTPLQHLPYRVLKEADISQRQLHDITEVCSTLSVSRSAAIILLRHCNWNVSKLFDNWFDEEDEVRITVGLFKNPPVDQFSTDGSFTCEICFETFPGGDDFDDRRISSTFCDHFYCRACWVGYISKSIANDGLGCLSLKCPHPCCGAAVGEDMIFVLVAESADKDKYLRYLLRSYVEDSYRKRKIKWCPAPGCDHAVDFVDYVDGSGGACDVSCLCSYIFCWNCNEEAHSPVKCDTVAKWMLKHKDESENTNWILVNTKPCPECKRPIEKNQGCSHMRCRAPCKFEFCWICLGPWGGSHSCNSYLQGVKNESDKRKEVAKLNLDRYVHYYERWVANHESRKKALVDFQLVQDVHLKKLDRKYRQTNPILSFITEAWQKIIECRRVLKWSYAYGYYIPKHEHGKRQFFEYLQGEAESGLEKLHHCAEVELEEHINADKPIEDFMEFRTKLVQLIVLIGNYFKNLVRAMENDLPEISSYGDYWSCYICTYVNEGSATMCVMCCSESPVHGEV; this comes from the coding sequence ATGGAGTCTTGCTTTTCTTCCAGTTGTTGGCGTTATCTCCACGCACCCAGAAGTCCAGAAAACCCTAGTCCTGCACTGCACAGACACTTCCGGGAGGGTTTGAGCAAGCCAATGATGCCAAACATGGAATCTAATCACCATTTGAATAGGTTTTTGAGAGAAGAAGATCAAACGCCCTTGCAACATCTTCCGTACAGAGTCTTGAAAGAAGCAGATATCAGTCAACGCCAGCTTCATGACATTACAGAGGTTTGCTCCACACTGTCTGTGTCAAGATCCGCCGCGATCATCTTGCTACGCCACTGTAATTGGAATGTCAGCAAGCTGTTCGACAACTGGTTTGATGAGGAGGACGAGGTTCGAATCACGGTGGGTTTGTTTAAGAACCCACCTGTTGATCAATTCTCTACTGATGGTTCATTTACTTGTGAAATTTGCTTTGAAACGTTTCCTGGTGGCGATGATTTTGATGATCGAAGAATTAGCTCCACCTTTTGTGATCATTTCTATTGTAGAGCATGTTGGGTTGGTTATATTAGCAAATCAATTGCCAACGATGGCCTGGGATGCTTGTCTCTGAAATGTCCTCATCCATGTTGTGGTGCTGCTGTTGGTGAAGACATGATCTTTGTGTTGGTAGCGGAGAGTGCCGACAAAGACAAGTATTTGAGGTACCTGCTGAGATCTTATGTGGAAGACAGTTACAGGAAGAGGAAGATAAAGTGGTGCCCTGCTCCTGGTTGTGACCATGCTGTGGATTTTGTGGATTATGTTGATGGCAGTGGAGGAGCTTGTGATGTTTCTTGCCTCTgctcatatatattttgttggaATTGTAACGAGGAAGCTCACAGTCCGGTGAAATGCGATACTGTGGCAAAGTGGATGTTGAAGCACAAGGATGAGTCTGAAAATACGAATTGGATTCTTGTAAACACCAAGCCTTGTCCAGAGTGCAAGCGACCCATTGAGAAAAACCAAGGATGTAGCCATATGAGATGCAGGGCGCCTTGTAAGTTTGAATTTTGCTGGATATGCCTCGGACCGTGGGGCGGTAGCCATTCTTGTAACTCTTACCTGCAGGGGGTGAAGAATGAGAGTGATAAAAGGAAAGAGGTGGCGAAGTTGAATTTAGACAGATACGTTCATTATTATGAGCGTTGGGTAGCTAACCATGAGTCTAGGAAAAAAGCTCTTGTAGATTTTCAGCTTGTGCAAGATGTTCATTTAAAGAAGCTCGATAGGAAATACAGGCAAACTAATCCGATTCTCAGTTTCATAACAGAGGCCTGGCAGAAGATAATCGAATGCCGGCGGGTGCTGAAATGGAGCTATGCATATGGGTACTATATCCCTAAGCATGAGCATGGTAAGAGGCAGTTTTTTGAGTACTTGCAAGGTGAGGCAGAGTCTGGCTTGGAAAAGCTCCATCATTGTGCAGAAGTGGAACTAGAAGAGCATATCAATGCCGATAAACCCATTGAAGATTTCATGGAATTTCGAACAAAGCTAGTCCAACTGATTGTTTTGATTGGAAATTACTTCAAGAACTTGGTGAGAGCGATGGAGAATGACCTTCCGGAGATAAGCTCTTACGGGGATTATTGGTCTTGTTATATCTGTACCTATGTCAATGAGGGTTCTGCCACCATGTGTGTGATGTGTTGTTCAGAGTCGCCAGTGCATGGCGAGGTCTAA
- the LOC117615164 gene encoding uncharacterized protein LOC117615164 → MAATRLLRTFKPMTFHSSSSSSSLPPNTLRCSSKAGSLSGEKRLGGKNDNHERKQMVVVKASMATSDTMSITLKPQVNRGRLAELVSLLTKTNHALLILLRTALKPKPSRQQIQMFIERGIIDCRFFTLLAVAGSLLGSVLCFVEGCFIVLESYFQYFHALSHKTDQGHMVHLLIEAIDMFLVGTAMFIFGVGLYAMFVGSKAVKEKGPRFSESNMFGLFYMKAPPAWVDMKSVSQAKSKIGHAVVMILQVGLLDKFKSIPLVTPLDLACFAGAVLLSSAGIFILARLSTTSGAVAGVQHGT, encoded by the exons ATGGCAGCCACTAGACTATTGCGCACCTTCAAGCCTATGACttttcattcttcttcttcttcttcttctttgccgCCGAACACGCTGCGGTGTTCGAGCAAGGCCGGAAGTTTAAGCGGAGAGAAGAGACTTGGTGGGAAGAATGATAATCATGAGAGAAAGCAAATGGTGGTTGTCAAGGCCTCAATGGCCACTTCAGACACAATGAGCATCACTTTGAAGCCACAAGTGAATCGGGGAAGGCTCGCAGAATTGGTTTCCCTGCTTACAAAGACTAACCATGCTTTGCTCATTCTTTTGAGAACGGCCCTCAAGCCAAAACCTTCGAGACAGCAGATCCAGATGTTCATTGAAAGG GGGATAATAGACTGTCGATTCTTTACATTACTTGCAGTTGCGGGATCCTTACTTGGCTCAGTTTTGTGCTTTGTAGAg GGTTGCTTTATTGTTCTAGAGTCATATTTCCAGTATTTCCATGCCTTGTCACACAAGACGGATCAAGGACATATGGTGCATCTACTTATTGAAGCCATTG ACATGTTCCTGGTAGGAACCGCCATGTTTATTTTCGGGGTTGGGTTGTACGCCATGTTCGTGGGATCAAAGGCCGTGAAAGAAAAAGGACCGCGGTTTTCAGAGTCAAACATGTTTGGTCTCTTCTATATGAAG GCACCTCCAGCATGGGTTGACATGAAATCGGTTTCGCAAGCAAAGTCGAAAATAGGGCATGCAGTGGTGATGATACTTCAAGTGGGTTTGTTGGACAAGTTCAAGAGTATACCTCTGGTTACTCCACTGGATCTGGCTTGCTTTGCTGGAGCTGTGCTTCTTTCCTCTGCTGGTATCTTCATCCTCGCCAGACTCTCCACCACCTCCGGCGCTGTTGCTGGTGTACAACATGGAACATAG
- the LOC117614430 gene encoding cytochrome c oxidase assembly factor 5, translating into MAKSCKGLAMELVKCLSECDCVKVEKRSYRECAGEKSPSISSECIGLRETYFNCKRGQVDMRARIRGNKGY; encoded by the coding sequence ATGGCAAAGTCTTGCAAGGGCTTGGCAATGGAGTTGGTCAAGTGTCTTAGTGAGTGCGATTGCGTTAAGGTTGAGAAGCGATCGTACAGAGAATGCGCTGGGGAGAAGAGTCCATCAATATCAAGCGAATGCATTGGTCTGAGGGAAACATATTTCAATTGCAAGAGAGGCCAGGTTGACATGAGAGCTAGGATTCGGGGGAACAAAGGCTATTGA